In a single window of the Porites lutea chromosome 14, jaPorLute2.1, whole genome shotgun sequence genome:
- the LOC140924976 gene encoding uncharacterized protein, translated as MAQAHELPFAIANILSPNFPHPSRLSQTPVSRVLYVKPLTKESWQQVTQSSCHQENRYNEAHSCFEQGFRHACTLCKHNVYVISGHDTRKQPEHSLPEELQTENKVHGSKKPEDSTQKSTRGTITNEEKDARKKKRIRSRFTQRQINYLEDVFSRQMYLTRDERALLSKILYMTELQIRNWFQNRRYQFRNKTINRPSFLRRQ; from the exons ATGGCTCAAGCTCACGAGCTACCATTCGCCATTGCCAACATTTTAAGTCCAAACTTTCCCCACCCTTCTCGTCTCAGTCAAACACCAGTTTCGAGGGTTTTGTACGTGAAGCCTTTAACGAAAGAATCATGGCAACAGGTCACTCAGTCCAGCTGCCATCAGGAAAACAGATATAATGAAGCACACAGCTGCTTTGAACAAGGTTTCAGACATGCATGCACATTGTGCAAACACAACGTCTATGTGATCTCTGGCCATGACACAAGAAAACAACCGGAACACAGTTTGCCTGAAGAGCTACAAACAG AAAACAAAGTCCACGGTAGTAAGAAACCAGAAGATTCTACACAGAAAAGCACAAGAGGGACAATTACAAACGAAGAGAAAGAcgcaaggaaaaagaaaagaattcgATCTCGCTTTACTCAGAGGCAAATCAACTATTTAGAGGATGTATTCTCCCGTCAAATGTATCTAACACGTGACGAACGCGCTCTGTTATCAAAGATCCTATACATGACTGAGCTTCAGATAAGAAACTGGTTTCAGAATAGGAGATATCAGTTCAGGAATAAGACAATAAACAGGCCGTCATTTTTAAGACGTCAGTAA